A window of the SAR202 cluster bacterium genome harbors these coding sequences:
- a CDS encoding 3-hydroxyacyl-CoA dehydrogenase family protein: MVQEIRRVAVIGAGLMGHGIAQEMATAGLKVALHDVSQERLDAARANIGRNLGTLGVRDAAAVLARTRTGTMLREVAEDADLVIEAISEDLEAKRKLFAELDGICPPRTIFASNSSSLMPSRMAAAVKRPDRLLVAHYFNPPYLVPLVEIVRGPETSDETVATVHALMLRIGKTPVVLRKEVPGFIANRIQAALSRECLSLVERGIATPEEVDAVVRGSIGRRLAAAGPFEIFDAAGADVWQSIGKQVLPDIDASREVSPLVNGLVERGELGIKSGKGFYEWTPQRAQELRERMARALREIRGWEEGKL; the protein is encoded by the coding sequence ATGGTGCAAGAGATCAGGCGTGTGGCCGTAATCGGGGCGGGGCTCATGGGGCACGGGATCGCGCAAGAGATGGCGACCGCTGGGCTTAAGGTTGCGCTGCACGATGTTTCACAGGAGCGGCTGGACGCGGCGCGGGCGAACATAGGGCGCAACCTGGGGACGCTTGGTGTCAGGGATGCCGCGGCGGTGCTGGCGCGGACAAGGACCGGGACAATGCTGCGCGAAGTGGCCGAGGACGCCGATCTTGTCATCGAGGCGATTTCTGAGGACTTGGAGGCCAAGCGGAAGCTTTTTGCCGAGCTCGACGGCATCTGCCCTCCCCGGACGATCTTCGCGAGCAACTCATCGAGCCTGATGCCCAGCAGGATGGCTGCGGCAGTGAAGAGGCCGGACAGGCTGCTGGTCGCGCACTACTTCAACCCGCCGTACCTGGTGCCGCTGGTGGAGATTGTGCGCGGGCCGGAGACGTCTGACGAGACCGTGGCAACTGTGCACGCGCTTATGCTGCGCATAGGCAAGACGCCGGTGGTGCTGCGCAAGGAGGTCCCCGGGTTCATCGCCAACCGCATCCAGGCGGCGCTGTCGCGGGAGTGCCTATCGCTCGTGGAGCGCGGCATAGCGACGCCGGAGGAGGTGGACGCGGTGGTGCGCGGCAGCATCGGCCGCAGGCTGGCGGCTGCAGGGCCTTTCGAGATATTCGACGCCGCCGGCGCGGACGTGTGGCAGTCCATCGGCAAACAGGTGCTGCCGGACATAGACGCCTCGCGCGAGGTCTCACCGCTGGTCAACGGCCTGGTGGAGCGCGGTGAGCTGGGCATCAAGTCCGGCAAAGGCTTCTACGAGTGGACGCCCCAGCGCGCCCAGGAGCTCCGCGAGCGCATGGCGAGGGCGCTGAGGGAGATCAGGGGATGGGAAGAGGGCAAATTATGA